The Vitis riparia cultivar Riparia Gloire de Montpellier isolate 1030 chromosome 3, EGFV_Vit.rip_1.0, whole genome shotgun sequence genome includes a region encoding these proteins:
- the LOC117911857 gene encoding histone deacetylase 6: protein MANQASSSSTALEVLIEDEEFLYGAESGWVEARTSCNHLASLSSDLVHIPTPETPCNRCHNPSENWLCLCCKEVLCSRFVNKHMLEHYQKVNHCLALSYSDLSIWCFSCDAYLDAQAILQLHPVYETAYILKFGQAPPFPTTDNQAEASTSGN, encoded by the exons ATGGCAAACCAAGCGTCCTCATCCTCTACTGCGCTG GAAGTCCTAATCGAAGATGAAGAGTTCTTGTATGGAGCTGAATCGGGTTGGGTCGAGGCTCGTACCTCGTGCAATCACTTGGCTTCGCTGTCGTCCGATCTCGTACACATTCCCACTCCTGAAACTCCCTGCAACAG GTGCCATAACCCATCCGAAAATTGGTTATGTTTGTGCTGTAAGGAAGTTCTTTGCAGCCGTTTTGTAAACAAGCATATGCTTGAGCATTATCAGAAAGTAAACCATTGTTTGGCACTCAGCTACAG TGATTTATCGATTTGGTGTTTCTCATGCGATGCATATTTGGATGCTCAAGCGATTTTGCAACTCCATCCTGTTTATGAAACTGCATATATACTGAAATTTGGCCAGGCCCCTCCATTTCCAACCACAGATAATCAAGCAGAAGCTTCAACTTCAGGCAATTAA